GCCGATTTAGGCTTAAAAAAAGGAGAGAAAGTAGATTATGCAATCTTTCAAAACGGAGAACCAATTATAATAGTAGAATGCAAAAGTTGGAAAGAAAATCTAACGGTACATAATTCTCAATTATTCAGTTATTTTCATGTTACTAAAACCCGATTTGCTCTTTTAACAAACGGAATTCAGTATCAATTTTTCACAGACTTAGATGACAAAAACAAAATGGATCAAAAACCATTTTTGGAATTTGACATCACAAATCTAAAAGAGAATACAATCACTGAGGTTGCAAAATTTCACAAATCAAGTTTCAACGTTGATAATATTGTTACAAATGCAAGCGCTTTAAAATACATTAAAGAAATAAAAAAGCAAATCAATATTGAATTAGAGAATCCTTCGAATGATTTTACTAAACATTTTGCAAATAAAGTTTACACTGGAAGATTAACTGAAAAAGTGCTTGATGAATTTAAAGACTTAGTTCAAAAATCCCTAAACCAATTTATTAGCGAAAAAATAAATGATCGCTTAAAAGCTGCTCTTACCAAAGAAACAATTAAGCAGCAAGATGAACAGGTTGAATCTCTGGAAGAAGAAAGCAAAATTATTACCAGCGAAGAAGAACTGGATGGATATCGCATTATTGTTGCAATACTAAGACGAAAACTTCCTACTAAACGAATTGTTTATCGCGACACACAATCTTATTTTGGAATTCTACTGGACGATAATAATCGCAAACCTCTTTGCCGTCTTCATCTTAATGGAAGTAAAAAATATGTCAGCCTTTTTAATGACAATAAAAACGAAACAAAACTACCGATTTCGACTATTGATGATCTTTATCAATTCGAAAAAGAGTTACTAGAAACTGTTGGATTATACGAAACCGAATAAAAATTAATTATTATGATAAACGATTTAAAAAAATTCTTGAACGAAGAACAAGACCCAAAAGCAGTTGAAAAACTATTAGTAAAAGTCAACGGATTACTTACTTCTGGTGAAGAAGTAGAATATATCGCCGTGCAAAAAAAACCGGCTATAAATTTATCTCCGGATTGTATTGCTTTAACTAATAAAAGAATCATTTTCTGCAGACCCCGAAATTTAGGATTATCGATGGATTTTCAGGATTATGCCTGGAAAGACATATTAGATTGTCACATGAAAGAAGGAATTATGGGAGCAACTTTTTCTATGAAGACTATTAAAGGAAATGTAAATATGCTCGATTATTTACCTAAGGCTCAAGCTCGAAAATTATATCAATTTGCTCAGCAAAAAGAAGAAGAAATGGTTGTTTTCAGACGTGAACATGATCTTGAAAATAAAAGAGCAATTGCTGGCGGAGGAATAACCGTAAATACAAATATACCAACTCATCAAAATGTCGAGCAAAAAGAAGATCCATTAGAAGTGCTTCAAAAACTAAAAAAATTATTAGAAAGCGAAATCATTTCACAAACAGAATTTGATTCAAAGAAAACAGAAATTTTATCTAAAATGTAAATTATGAAAAGTAAAACAACCGCAGCAATTTTGACATTCTTTTTAGGAGGCATCGGAATCCATAAATTCTATTTAGGACAATCAGGTCAAGGTATTCTTTATCTTTTATTTTGTTGGACACTTATTCCTTCAATATTGGCCTTTTTTCAGTTTTTCGGACTTTTATTTATGTCCGATCATTCCTTTAATGTAAAATATAATACCGGATTTTAAATAATTTAAAAATAAAACCAAATCATTTAAGCTTTTAAAGAGGAACGGAAATGTCCTCTTTTTTCTATTTAAACCAACTTCATGCAAAAACTTTCTTCTCATTAGATCTTTCGATAAAAATCACGTGTAAATACGCATTTTAAAGAAAGTAATTCTAATTAGATTTATCACTATTTAAAAATAACAAGATTTTGAAACCTGTTTTAATATTATTTAAATACCTCAACGCCTGTGCAAAAAAACTACCTAATCCTATTGTTATTTCTTTCGCTTGGAATACTTTCTTGCAAACATGCTTCTGCTCCGGCTCCTCAAAAAATAAACACATTTTATAACGAGGTGATTACTTCTGACGACCGAAAAACTATAACTCCTGAAGAAGCCAAAACTTATCATGTTGATACGCAATATCACTATAAATACCGAACCGGAAATTCTGGTCATTATGAATATAATTATAATGTAAAAGGCGTTGATATCAAAGGAGATTCTGTTTTTGGAAATATTAATGTCGAAGGAAAATATGGCGCAGGAATTCTAATCAATGATTCTGTGCCGGAACTCAACATCAAAACCGAATGGATTGAGCACGGAAAACTAAAAGCCTTTGACGAAAAAGGAAATGAATATTTCTTAGTAGTACAATGATTGTATTTTGTTGAATTTTATCAAAATAATAGCTGCATTCAAAAACACAGAAACACTCACAAACCGTTATTCATCTGATATTTAATTCAGTGATTTTTTATTTCTTTTAATTAAAATTAATAGCTATTTTCGGCTAATTAAAACTTCATTCTTTTGACGTTTTATAAAAAATTCTAATTACTAATCAAAAAAACCAAAATGAAAAAACTAATTCTATTTAGTGCCATTGCATTATTGACTTTTACTACTTTTTCTTGTAGTGCAGATGATGATGATTCTGCAACTAAAACTACTGAAGTAAAAAAAGAAATTAACCATGAAATACCAAAGTACGCTGGACCCGGAGATATTCCAAACACTCCTCCTCCTCCTCCTGAAACTGAATAACAATATTAAAATCATAATTCCGGAGAGAATGCCTCAATTTAGGATTCTCTCCATTTTTTGATTTCTTCATCAAACTTTTTCCCTGGCAACAAAATTGATAAAACGTTTGTTTCTCTAAATGCTATTACACAATAGAAACGCACTCATCGAATAATGTTAATTATTTGATAATAATGACTTTACAATAAATTCACATTAGTTTTGTTAATTTGAATAAAACTAAACGTCATGAAATTCTTCAATTTAAATTTTTTGGTTTCATTCAAAGAATGGCTTTTTTTAAGAGCTATGCAATCTTCTTTCCTTCATTAATAAATTAGAAATTCAAAATTAAAAAAGGAAAGCACAATTGAATGAATAAAGTTGATACCTCATTTTTACATAAAGACCAATTTGGGCAAGATTTCTTGTGGGGTGTTTCTACCGCCGCCTTCCAAATTGAAGGTGCACATGATGCCGACGGAAAAGGTTCTTCTATCTGGGATGTTTTTACTTCTCAAAAAGGAAAAATCAAAAATGGACATCATGCCCTGACTGCTTGTGATTTCTATAATTCTTACCAGAATGATATTGATCTGATAAACGAATTAAACATTCCGAATTTCAGATTTTCTATCAGTTGGCCACGAATTATGCCTACAGGAACTCATCCTGTAAATCAGGGAGGAATAGATTATTACAACAAAATCATAGACTCTTTACTCGCATCTGGAATAGAACCCTGGATTACACTTTATCATTGGGATTTACCTCACGATTTAGAAGTAAAAGGCGGATGGACAAATCGCGAATCGGTTTCCTGGTTTTCAGAATATGTTGCCGTTTGTGCCCAATATTTTGGAGATCGCGTCAAAAACTGGATGGTCATAAATGAACCTTCCGTTTTTACCGGAGCAGGATATTTTCTGGGCATTCACGCTCCAGGAAAAAAAGGAATTACCAATTATCTTAAAGCCATGCATCATGTAACTTTAGCTACAGCTGCCGGTGCAAAAAAATTAAGAAACCTAATTCCGGACGCTAATATTGGCACTACTTTTTCGTGTACACATATTGAACCTTTTTCTCAATCTCCAAAAGATATAGAAGCTGCAAAACGTGTAGATACTTTACTGAACAGAACTTTTATAGAGCCAATTTTAGGATTGGGTTATCCACAAGCAGATTTGCCGGTTCTTAAAAAACTGAATAATTATATTCTTGAAGATGACTTAAACAATCTAGCTTTTGAGTTTGATTTCATTGGACTTCAATGTTATACAAGAGAAGTTGTAAAATCGTCCCTATTAATTCCGTATATTGGTGCTGAATTAATTAGTGCCGAAAAAAGAAATGTTATTGCCACAGATATGGGTTGGGAAGTTTATCCTCCGGCACTTTATCACGTTCTTAAAAAATTCAATAGTTACAATATCAAGAAAATTATAATTACCGAAAATGGTGCTGCTTTCCCGGACATTCTTAAAAACGGAAAAGTCTATGATATCAAGCGCACACATTATATACAAGATCATTTAGAACAGATTTTGAAAGCCAAAAAAGACGGTTATAATGTTGATGGTTATTTTGTTTGGAGTCTTACCGATAACTTCGAATGGGCAGAAGGTTACAATGCCAGATTCGGGCTTATTCATGTAGATTTTGACACACAACAAAGAACTATTAAACATTCGGGATTATGGTTCCGTGATTTTTTATCCTAAAACCCAAATCATAAAATAGATTTAAGAATACCTAAATTGAATTAAACTCAGTATAAACTTAAATAAATTATTATGGAAATCAACCGGTATGTATTGAGCGCGATAGTTATTGGCGTTGTTTTATTAGTTTACTTTCTGGTAAAACAAAATAAAAAAGACCGTAAGAAAATTGAAGAAGAATTAAATTTCTACAAAGAATCTGATGAGGTAGAAATCAACAACGATCTTCATTTATAGTTCTTTTTTAAACATTTAAAAAAGCAAAAAGCCTTTCGGAAGTCTACTTCCGAAAGGCTTTTTGTTTACACACTAATTCAATGTTTCATTCAAAACTGCAACAACTTCTTTCCAGTTATTTACACGTAAGTGATGCGTTTTATTTACATTATGAAACGCTGTAAACATAATAGGTTTACCCATGCAATGATCCAGATTTTTAGGATGATCATCAATCATAAAATCTGTATTGATAATTCTTTTACTTCCGCAAAGAATAATATTTTCCCACTTAATAAACGGAAAATGTTCCTCAAGCCAAAAGATTTTTTCGGCAAGCGAAACCGGAAATTCCGTAGCGGCAGAAACTATAAATATTTCGAAGTTTTCCTGCAATTGACGCAAACTTTCGACAGCATCGTCCATTACAGGTAAGTTTCTAAAGAAATTCTCTTTATTTAAAATTCCTCTCAAAAGATCTCTTTCTACAAAAGCATCTTCTTCACTCAAACCCTGAATACTTTCTCTCGTTAATGTTGTTCCATTAGCTTCATTATAATACTCAATTAAATGTGCCTCGATATCGGCAAGCACGCCATCCATATCGACGGCAATAGTTTTCTTTTTCATTTTTAGCTTTATTTTGCAACAAAATTACGCAAATATTGCAAATTATTGCAATAATATTTTACTTTTGCAATATAAAGTTGCATCACATGAAAAAAGAAGAGCGTCAAAAAGTAATTTTAGAATACTTATCAAAAGAGCATCGCTTAACATTACTCGAACTTAGCGGATACTTAAATGTCTCTGAAGACACGATAAGACGAGACGTAAAAGAACTCTCAGATCAGGGATTATTAAAAGCAGTTCGCGGAGGCGCAGTCGCTCCTTCTCCAATTCCGTTGCATTATAGAAGCAGAGAAAAACACGACGTCGAAAATAAAAAGATCATTGCCGAAAAAGCAATCTCTTACTTAAAAGACGGTCAGGTTGTGTTTATTGATGGCGGAACAACTTCTTTGGCTTTAGTGGCAAGTTTTCCCTATGATTTAAAAATAACCGTTATTACAAACAGTTTTCCCGTTGCGGCATTAATCGAAGATTTACCTAATATTGATCTGATTTTTGCAGGCGGAAAAATGTGCAAAACATCCTTTACCACGGCTAGTATCGAAACTATAGATTTCTTCCGTAATTTTAGAGCCGATATTTGTATTCTGGGCGTTTGTAGTATACATCACGAACGCGGACTTACGGGCGTTATACATGAAGATTCTCAGATTAAAAAGACCATGATTCAAAATTCTAATTATGTGATAGCATTGAGTTCTATAGAAAAAGTAGATACCGCCGAATCTTATTTTATTGGTCCAATCAGCAATATTGATGTTCTGGTAACAAATGCTTCTCCGGAAGAAGAAATTTTAAAACCATACAAAGATTCTGGTGTCACAATTGTTTAATGCTCGATTTTATTTAGAATCTAATATAATATTTATTAGGAGCTATTTCCTGCTCTCCGTTTCAATCTTTTATGCCAAACCCTGGCATAAAAGGATTTCCACTTCTATCACGGCTAGGGCATTCGTTTCTATAAGAAATATTGAAAAAACTATTAAATAAAAAGTAAACTTCTTTCATTGGTTTCAAATCCCGAGACAAATTTTATGTCAATCCAATTACCATCAAAAAAGCAGATTTCACTGCTTTTTTGATTCATAATAGCAGGCAAAAAAATTTAGAAAATTTATGCTAAAAAAAGCAAAAAAAATCCGTTATTTCACTGGTTTTTACTAGGTTTAACGGTTATTTTTTCTTATCTTTATAGTGTAAATAACAGTAAATATATGCCGAAAAACAGACTTTTTAAACTCCAGAATTACTTCTCAAAAAATTATTCTTTTTACTTCTTTAAGTATCTTATTTTTCACTTTCACAATGCTTCTCCAGAACTTCCTTTAGATTTAGAAATCATTCGATCTAATTTTTTTAAACATGCTGAAGAAACCAAAGCTATTGTCCCAATTCCAACCATAATTATTTTTTCCGGATTTATTTTCTGAGTTTTTATTTTAGAAAATACATCTTGAACATTAGAATAAAAATTTCCTTTTTTAAGATCCTCGTTCGATCCTTCATTTTCACTTTTCACAAAACCCTCTACTTCTATGACTTCTTTCTCACTTTCTACAGCTATCTCAGCTTTATCGGTATTCTTAATTTGTTTGGTTTCTTCAATCCGACACTTTTCGTTAAACTTTTTAAAAGGACGTGGTTGAAAATCAACTATAACTGCCGCAAGATTTATTGCGTCAATATTCAACGGATCTGTTTCGCCCTTAAAGAAGGTCTCAATAGGCCTAAACTTATCTTTTTGCTCCTTAAACTTATTCTTTTTAGTATGATCAAAATCTAAGCACAATAAATTTTTAAAGACATTTAAATCGTCTTGAGTTGGGTTATTCTCAAAAATAAGCCAACATAAATCGCGGAGTTTTCCACGAGACGGATTATACAAGTAATCGAAGTGTTCTCCTTCTTTTACGATCTCATATTTAATTTTAATGCCTTTTTTATATTCTTCTAATGTCTTGGAATGCATGGTATATATGGTTTTTTATAGGAAATCTTGGGAATCTCAGTAAACCGCAGAAATTTTGATAATCTCTTATAAACAAAAGTCTCAACAGACCTTTGTTTATCATAGAAATTAGTTCATGTATTGTCTGCAGATTAAAACAAAAATATAAAACTAGTTCAAATTAACAGTGTAAAAAACCGTAAGACCGGATTTATTCGGGAAGTATAAAAAACGTCTTACAGTTCTATAAACTTTACTTCCTCAAAAGTCAATCTTGGAACTACTATTAACAAGCTCTGGATAAACTCTGGATAGCAATACTTATGCCTAATTTTTAATCTAAACCAAAATGGAAAAAAAATATTTTTTTATAGCCTTCACGTTATTATTTACTTTATTCTATTCTACTCCTATAAGTATGAAAATCAGCAAAAAAACTAATCTGTTTTTAGTAAAAAATTCTACTATTTTTTTCTCGTTCTCCAGCAATTAAAATTGTTCTACTATTAAAATCAATTTATTGATCTCTTCAATATGCATTTTTATGTTTTTTTTAATAGTCCAAACCAACCTTTTTAAGACTTTTTGCCTCTATTAAATAAAGGTCAAGTTTGATTTTAGATTCACATAATATCTTCTAACAAACCTAAATTTATTGTGCATCATATTCTTTTTTCAGGAATTCCTGGGAATCTCAGGAAAACGCGGGAATTCTGGGAATCCCCTATAAACAATGGGCTCAAAGCGCCTTTTCTTTGCCATAGAAATTAGTTCAAGTTTTGTCTGCAGACTAAAACAATAATAAAAACTAGTTCTAATTAACAGTGTAAAAAACCGTAAGACCGGATTTATTCGGGAAGTATAAAAAAACGTCTTACAGTCCTACACCGTTTACTTCCCAAAAACCAATTTGGTATTGCCAACCAAAAACTCTGGGTGAACTCCGGACAGCAATACCTATGTCTAATTTCTAAATTAAATCAAAATGAAAAAGCTAATACTTTTTGTCGCTATTGCGTCATTATTCACTATATTTTCTTGTACTCCTGATGAGTACGAGACACAGCCAACAAAGAAAACAGAAAAAATAAAAGATTCTTTGCAGGCAGGAGACAAGGGCACGGAAGGTCCTGGTGATGGCGGTACAACGTCACCACCACCAACGATACCACCAAAAATAAAACCATAAAAAATTATTTTTAGTGTCTAATTTATTGTTATTTTCGGGGAAAGTAAATTTATATGTTACGGTCCCCGTTTTTTTATTTTATTGTTCTGCTTTTCCTTTTTTCCTGTGAAGAAAAAAAGACTACTACCACTAATACAGAGTCAATACAAAAAGAGGCACTTAGCTTAAGAGATAAAGCAATTAAAAATTACGAAAAACAAAACTTCAACACTTCATTTTACGAGTTTAATAACTCCAAACAACTTTTTGAAACTATAAAAGACAGCGCTAATATTGGGTATATACTTATTCAGATGGCATGTATTCAGCAAGTCAATGGAGATTACTACGGCAGCAAGGAGACTGTAACAGAAGCATTACCTTACGTTAAGAATAACCTTATTTATATCGCCGCTATAAACAATAGATTAGGTATAGCGGACAAAGAACTCTCTCTTTATGATGATGCTATTCATAACTACAAAAAAGCATCAAATGAATTAATAGATCCTATGGAGAAGCAACGTCCCTTAGGTAATATTGCAGCTGTTTATATCCAACAAAAGAAATATGATAATGCAATCGCTCTTTTAGAATCTCTTTTAAGCAAAAAATTATTAACTAAAGCTCAATCAGTCATCAAAGCTGTATACATAGACAACTTGGGTTATGCTTATTTTAAGAAAGGAATGGATGAAAAAGGATTCGGTTTAATGAAGGATGCGCTCCACACCAGAATTGAATTTAAGGATACTTATGGAAGTATTGAAAGCTACTTGCATCTTGCCGATTATTATGCTAAAAAAGATATTCCTAAATCAGATGAAAATGCTCTCGCCGCTTACAATATATCTACAAAACTAAATAGTGTTGATGAAAGATTAGAAGCGCTGCAAATTTTAATCTCTAATAACCATAAAAACCAAGCAAGCAAATATGTGCAAAAGTATTTTACATTAAACGACAGCATTATTAAAGTTAGAAATAATTTTAAAAATAAGTTTGCCAAAATAAAATACGATGCTAAAAAAGAAAAAGACGAAAATGCAAAACTTCGTTTAGAAAAAGCCGAAAACGAATTGTCGCTTCAAAAAGCCACATATCTGAGAATTGTATTTGTTATCATTTTTATCTTTTTAGTCATTTTAATAGCTATTTTAATCCGCTATTATAAAAATAAAAACAAAGCTATAGAATTTAAGACTTCGTACAATACAGAAGCTAGGATTGCTAAACAAATCCATGATGAGTTAGCAAACGATGTATATCATGTAATTGCTTTTGCCGAATCTCAAACATTGTCTCAAGAAAACACTAAAGAGAATCTACTCCAAAAACTAGATGATATATACGGACGTGTACGAGGAATTTCAAAAGAAAATAATAAAATTGATACGGGAATAAATTTTACTTCCACCATAAAAGAAATGCTTTCGACTTACAATACCAGCGAAAGAAATATCATGATTACCAATCTCGATGATATCAACTGGGAAATTATCGATGACGTTAAAAAAGTCACTATTAGCCGAATTTTACAGGAATTAATGGTGAATATGAAAAAACACAGTATGGCAAAGCTGGTTGTTATAAAATTTGAAAATGATCAAAAATCAATCTTAATAAGCTATACTGATAACGGTAAAGGTTCCGAAAAAACCAAGATGGTAAAAAACGGTCTTAAAAACATGGAAAGCCGAATTCATGCTGTAAAAGGAACTATCGATTTTGAAACAGAACCTGACAAAGGCTTTAGAGCAAAAATATCCATTCCTAAATAATACAAATCATTAGTTGTTTTATAAGGAGCTATTTGATAGTCCGTTCGCTATCGCTCGTACAGTGCAGTTAAGTTAAGCTTTTAGAAAATAAAATCCGTTTTAATCCGCGTTTTTACAAAGTAAATCTGTTTTATCCGCGTCAAAATTAGACGCTGATTTTACTGATTCGCTAAAGCGAAAACGCTGATAAAAACGGATTTTCTAATTACTTTCTTGATTAAACTGTTAAGTAATTTTGTAGATTTTCCCTTAATTTAATGACATTGCCCGATAACTATCTGGACCGGCACAAAAGGATTTTCTCCCGACACTTCGGGACTATCAGGGCTAAGACTCCGGTTTTCATAAGAAAGTTTAATGTTTAATTATCTCTTTTTAAACATAAAAAAAAACCTCCCAGAATTTTACTTCTGGAAGGCTCTCCTACTAATAACTAATTAAAATAGGCATTCTATTTCCAACCGCCGCCTAAGTCTCTGTAAACATGAACCGCAGCATTCAGTTGTTCCTTTTTAGTATCTACTAATTCTAATTTCGCTTCTAATGCATCACGTTGAGTCATTAAAACTTCGAAATAATCAACTCTCGCTGACTTAAATAAATCATTAGAAACATCAATTGATGTGTTTAAAGCATCAACTTGTTGCGATTTAAGATCGTATCCTTTCTGTAAGTTTTCAATCTTAGAAAGTTGGTTTGAAACCTCTAAATAAGCATTCAAAACCGTACGATCATAATTATATAATGCCTGAAGTTGTCTGGCGT
This genomic window from Flavobacterium sp. 9 contains:
- a CDS encoding PH domain-containing protein; this encodes MINDLKKFLNEEQDPKAVEKLLVKVNGLLTSGEEVEYIAVQKKPAINLSPDCIALTNKRIIFCRPRNLGLSMDFQDYAWKDILDCHMKEGIMGATFSMKTIKGNVNMLDYLPKAQARKLYQFAQQKEEEMVVFRREHDLENKRAIAGGGITVNTNIPTHQNVEQKEDPLEVLQKLKKLLESEIISQTEFDSKKTEILSKM
- a CDS encoding GH1 family beta-glucosidase → MNKVDTSFLHKDQFGQDFLWGVSTAAFQIEGAHDADGKGSSIWDVFTSQKGKIKNGHHALTACDFYNSYQNDIDLINELNIPNFRFSISWPRIMPTGTHPVNQGGIDYYNKIIDSLLASGIEPWITLYHWDLPHDLEVKGGWTNRESVSWFSEYVAVCAQYFGDRVKNWMVINEPSVFTGAGYFLGIHAPGKKGITNYLKAMHHVTLATAAGAKKLRNLIPDANIGTTFSCTHIEPFSQSPKDIEAAKRVDTLLNRTFIEPILGLGYPQADLPVLKKLNNYILEDDLNNLAFEFDFIGLQCYTREVVKSSLLIPYIGAELISAEKRNVIATDMGWEVYPPALYHVLKKFNSYNIKKIIITENGAAFPDILKNGKVYDIKRTHYIQDHLEQILKAKKDGYNVDGYFVWSLTDNFEWAEGYNARFGLIHVDFDTQQRTIKHSGLWFRDFLS
- a CDS encoding TM2 domain-containing protein, with translation MKSKTTAAILTFFLGGIGIHKFYLGQSGQGILYLLFCWTLIPSILAFFQFFGLLFMSDHSFNVKYNTGF
- a CDS encoding DeoR/GlpR family DNA-binding transcription regulator, which gives rise to MKKEERQKVILEYLSKEHRLTLLELSGYLNVSEDTIRRDVKELSDQGLLKAVRGGAVAPSPIPLHYRSREKHDVENKKIIAEKAISYLKDGQVVFIDGGTTSLALVASFPYDLKITVITNSFPVAALIEDLPNIDLIFAGGKMCKTSFTTASIETIDFFRNFRADICILGVCSIHHERGLTGVIHEDSQIKKTMIQNSNYVIALSSIEKVDTAESYFIGPISNIDVLVTNASPEEEILKPYKDSGVTIV
- a CDS encoding 5'(3')-deoxyribonucleotidase, which gives rise to MKKKTIAVDMDGVLADIEAHLIEYYNEANGTTLTRESIQGLSEEDAFVERDLLRGILNKENFFRNLPVMDDAVESLRQLQENFEIFIVSAATEFPVSLAEKIFWLEEHFPFIKWENIILCGSKRIINTDFMIDDHPKNLDHCMGKPIMFTAFHNVNKTHHLRVNNWKEVVAVLNETLN
- a CDS encoding type I restriction endonuclease, translated to MEINIQLKSLADKIDQLKSKIETEESTKHAFVLPFIHILGYDAFNPLEVVPEFTADLGLKKGEKVDYAIFQNGEPIIIVECKSWKENLTVHNSQLFSYFHVTKTRFALLTNGIQYQFFTDLDDKNKMDQKPFLEFDITNLKENTITEVAKFHKSSFNVDNIVTNASALKYIKEIKKQINIELENPSNDFTKHFANKVYTGRLTEKVLDEFKDLVQKSLNQFISEKINDRLKAALTKETIKQQDEQVESLEEESKIITSEEELDGYRIIVAILRRKLPTKRIVYRDTQSYFGILLDDNNRKPLCRLHLNGSKKYVSLFNDNKNETKLPISTIDDLYQFEKELLETVGLYETE
- a CDS encoding ATP-binding protein, yielding MACIQQVNGDYYGSKETVTEALPYVKNNLIYIAAINNRLGIADKELSLYDDAIHNYKKASNELIDPMEKQRPLGNIAAVYIQQKKYDNAIALLESLLSKKLLTKAQSVIKAVYIDNLGYAYFKKGMDEKGFGLMKDALHTRIEFKDTYGSIESYLHLADYYAKKDIPKSDENALAAYNISTKLNSVDERLEALQILISNNHKNQASKYVQKYFTLNDSIIKVRNNFKNKFAKIKYDAKKEKDENAKLRLEKAENELSLQKATYLRIVFVIIFIFLVILIAILIRYYKNKNKAIEFKTSYNTEARIAKQIHDELANDVYHVIAFAESQTLSQENTKENLLQKLDDIYGRVRGISKENNKIDTGINFTSTIKEMLSTYNTSERNIMITNLDDINWEIIDDVKKVTISRILQELMVNMKKHSMAKLVVIKFENDQKSILISYTDNGKGSEKTKMVKNGLKNMESRIHAVKGTIDFETEPDKGFRAKISIPK